ACAGCAGCAGACACTGGGCTACTGTCCTGCAGAGTGGGTGGGGCCTAACACCTGGTTAACCTGGTCCTCAGTGTTTACAAGTTTAAAGGTGGTGGTGTCCAGAGTGTCTTTATTCtggtattttcatgtaaacgGCTCAGTTTAATAATACAGTGGTCATTTTTAAAGGATAGATCTGCTGTACAGTGGACAATATTCATATCAGAATCCTGTTTTGGAGTCATAATTTAAATAAACCAGCAATTTTCTAATAATTTCAGAACTAGAATGAAAACAGCAACTGTCAAATGTCATTCTTGTTATAACATGGTCACGGAGTGTTGATGCAAgtacatgaaaatgaaaatacacacCGTGTTACTGCAttttcataattatttttactaaaacaacacaaacacatatgtGGGAATTTAAAATTCTATTGTGAAGAAAAACCTTCATCCTGAAATAAAGTCTGCTAAAGGTTTCACACAGCAGCGAGATCGTAAAGTGATTCAGTGGCGTAAAGGTGTGTCACAGGTGTTCCACTGCTGGATTTTGATGAGATCAGACGGTCATATCGGGATGGAAATATAATATTGATGACATAAAGCCACATGATATATAAATTTCCATATTTACTGATGAtgtaaagcaaaacaaatgtatctaaaatcccccaaaaatgCAAGAAAGTTCAGCTGCTTGCAGTTGTTGGGTTACAACCGTCTCAAACATTCTTATCAAATGTGGCTATGTTAGCCTAGCCACCAGAGGCTAACCAATCTGTCTAATCAATAACAAAGCACCAGAGCCATTTATCACTTCCCAGGAATGATTATAAAGAAGAAGGTATTCTTACAGACCAATTAAATGTCTCCTGTATTTGGGTAGATGATTGAACCTTTCAAACTAACTGGGTAAACGTTACATTAAGCCTCTGGCAGGTTTGAGAGGTGTGCGTTCTTTTAgaagaaaatcaccacaatgtCTCCAACTTTTCTTTGTTGTAcgtttctttgtcttttatgaTTTGTGGTATTGTAACTGTATCATATTCTCTCTTCTTTCAGTCacggttgtgctgtttctatagagttgcaggactttatattgcagtaaaaacatgaaagaagcaaaaaatgcccagaaactgctttgaATACAGAGGGTTAACATGACatcactacactgaagctacACCAGCAACTTCCTACattcagaaaccagttttattcaGTCCTTTAAAGCAAAATTTTATTAATTCTGCAGtctactgatttaaaaaaaaactagctgGTATTAGCTGTCTGTGTGGCATTATGGACTGACCTGTAGTTGAATTTAATTACAAGTGCTGAGGGTTTTTGTTGTTCAAAAGTGCCAATGAAAATGTAGCTTATATGGACACACCCTAAACACCAACACCAGTTATTGATTCGAAAGCTATGCTCGCTCTAATGTAAGCATCTCGTGTTGGCTAtgatttgaaatcattttacaatcagatttttctttttacacacaCGTAGTCCAACAACGGGTGGCAGAGCAGGTTATCCAAGAAACTGCAGGGTTACTGACTCCAACACCAAGTTGGTCCTGATGGCAGACGAGCACCTCGCATTGCATTAAACGTATAAAAGTGCTTGTGCATTTAATAACAGAACGAACGCCAATAACAGGCTATTATTTTACACGCAATTGTTGCACTACATAATTCAAAAAAAGATAGAAATCAAATATGAATTCATACAtttatttcaggatttttttacagaatgacTCGGGTCTTTGGAGGCTGACTATTCATGTCGGTTTTACAGCAATCTAtgcattttgctgttatttatttaacaacTGTTCAGTAAAATCTTCTTTTATGCTCGAGTAGATGAAACTTCAAtacacaaagtgctttaaaaatattgaaacatttttattttcagttcttgTCAAGTTGGCGCTGGTGATTTTCCTTTGGTGCCAGCTAAAGTCTTTCCGTAGGGCATCAATAATTCCGCTACGTAGGAAAAACACACTCTACATAAAAATTTCCATGACGTGACAATCTGATCTCGCCCGGTTTGTGTCGGTGGGATCCCGGCGACACATCATCTTACACCGCCGAATGAGCAGAGATACTATCGGCCACTTTTACATCACTCGAGCTCTGAAGAAACATCACAAGGCCGAAGGCTAAAAGTGTCGTTGGAATGATCAAGTATAGCTTCATCAGTTCATTTTATAAACTGTTCGTGAGGCAACACGACGCCCGTTTGTGTTCGGAAATGTCAGTTAAAAGTTCAGCTCAGTATCGTTTGTCCTCCGGCGGCGTGGCCACGATCACCTCTTTGCTCCCAAAGTCCCAGAAGGCCGTCATGTGGAAGGCCATGTTGGAGAAGACAACCAGGTACTCGAAGAAGGCAAACAGGGTATAGACTGCAGAAAAATGGGGTGGGAGGGCGGGACGGAGGGTAAAGACAGAGGCAGTGAGTGAATACGTGACAGATAAGAGTATTCCTGCACGTTTGCAGCATCTACTAAGAGCTCTCCTTTTTTGAAAACCCTTTAACTTGAGGAAACCTAAGGAGGGTATGAAACTAGGAAGTTGCttttctgcagaaaatgtgtgcaactgctgaaagatgcaaaaatgtcaagaCACAAAGTTGAAGACGCAAAAAATCCGACTGATCAAAGATGCACattttaaagatgcaaaaacatgtttgattgAAATCTGATAATCAATTCAAGAGTTGTATTGACTGGGCAACAAACATTAAAGATTTAACTCTCAGCAACAAGTTGTTTATACGAACTGGGCTGGAAATTCTTGACATTTCAAGAGGTGAAAGATACTGGGCGGCAGTCGCACAACCCCCCGCGGACAGTCTCGTCGGTCCAGCGGGTTTTGcgttgcacttttttttttttttttttgccgcagACCAGTGAGGTGGCAATGTCGgcagaattttaatgaggcgctggcctataccagcgaggcggcccgcctcgtcggttatatgggaggggaaacactgctatccatccatcatcttaatcctcattagggtctctgggaggctggagtctatcccagctgacttagggagAAAACAAGGGACACCTGAACAGGTAACAGCCTATCACAGGGCTAGAAATACAATCACATTCATtcctacggacagtttagaatcactaattaacttcagcatatttttggacagtgggaggaaactggagaacctggagaaagcccacacatgcacagggagaacatgcaaactccatgcggAAAGATCCCACATTGGcaaccagagatcttctagctgcaaggcgaccaTGCTAACCAacgatccactgtgcagccccggcAGAGATATTGACTTcaacatttaattaatttcctACAGTGACCTCTAGTGACAGAACTGCACAAACGCTAACACTTATCTGTGGCCTTGATCTGGACATTTGAGCCACATTTGGTTAGAATCTGATGAAGCAACAATACCAGCCATCTCAAACTGAACATCTGGGCAACGTTTGTTGTGCCTCAAACATGTATAAAGTTTCGTGAGGACTCGATGAAATATGCGGGACATGGAGTCAAAATTAGGTCTGAGAAAAATTCAGAGGCAGAAAAGTTTACCACATTTTCTTTGCACTGAATCCAAAGACAACAGCGACTCATGGTAGCAGAGATATTAACAGAACCATGTTGGGATATTCGTTGGGTCGTATCATTTTGGATACGTGAAGCGCTGGTTTATAAGGAAGTTGTCATTTTAGGTTCGGAAGCACGTTTCTATCTGCAAGCGTTTAGGAGTAGCAGCAGATGGAAAAGGGTATCGATTgctgaaaatatgacaataaataCGCAGCAGAACAATCTCGGTGTTGATCAGGACCTACCTCCAGTTTCACAGTACTTGTTGTGGCGTCTGAAGAAGTAGGCGGCGACCAAACAGCAGCTGACGTTAAACACGAAGAGACGCGACTTCCAGCGATAAGACGTTATTTcctgagacaaaacaaaatgagtcGCATTTAACAACTATTTTTCCAAGTAGtccactgtaaaaaataaaacaaattaaatactGCAAAGGAGCAAAATGACCACTCGTTTACACtcattatatttttacaaactgTCTGTCACTGTATTGTGCAGCATTGTGGAGATAAACTGGAAACTccagcatgaaaacacaaaaaagtctttTTATCCGGGTCAGTGGTAGTTGTATTAAACCCTTTAATGAAGTGAAAAAGTACAGCCTGTATATCAAACAAAGTGCCACATGGACAAACACTGGTCAACTAAAGCTtagatttctttctttaaatACAGCGGAATTCACAGGATGGTGTCAGTTACGGCAAGTTTGTAtacatcagttttttttgtttttttttttaaatcagcagttTAGTGGTTTAGAGCAGCAGCCTGGAAGTGACTGTATTCTTAATTAGCCGCATCTCAGTCTCTATTTCACACTTGTTCTGctttctgaaaacagaaacagcaaaatatgtataaaaaaaagaaatacagtaTGCATGTCTCTGTGAAGGCATAACTGATTATGTCAAAGCTAACAATGGGTCAACATCAATTATTTTAGGCAATgcattgtgttttgttgtttttaagacATCAGTTCATTATAACAACTGTTTTTCTTCGGTATCACTGCTTAATTAGTTGCATGTTTGCTTCAGTTTTGGACAACTTCAGCTGCAGAGTTAAACTCGGgtttaaatgtaaaagtttcTGAAGACCCAGGGCTCAGGGAGTTTGACAGAATTTCAGATTATTACTGGAGAAAAAAGTGGTTTTAATGGCGGaccacagcagcacaaacaactGAAGAGAAACCACACAGAAGACACTTTAcatcctgctctctgtgctcatatattctgtatttcacacagtAATTCAACAGGAATTAAGCAATATTTTCATGAAATTTGAACCTACCAAAGTCAGAGGGGAATGGCACGAACAGGAGAAATTAGTTGTTTTAGCTGGAACTGTAGCTTTTCATTTTGCTAAGGGGTCTAATAGAAACATGGACTTATTTTAGACTGACTCTGCAAACTTAAACAATAAGcaatctttttatttattttcatcatgttGGATTGCCACTTTGTGACTTTGCTTTTTAGGAGGAAAACTGGGCCACATGTTGGGCCACGCTTTGATTAAACGCATCTAAACTGAAGCAGGAttgattttaaacagaaatgaactacatgttagcatgttaaaTACTATTATAACAGTCAGCTGAGGTGTTCTGGAAGCTAGAGTCAAGTCTTACAGGCTGCAGTTTGAAGTGACTGATGGACAAAATGACCCTCGACACCGATCCCGTTTCCTCTGCACTCAAACTCACTATTTATTTGAGGAGAGTTCTGCTTAAACTGCTGCTGACTGAAACAAGGAAGCACCAGAATAGGGTCGAGTTGATCGTTAAATCTGGAACTCGGCCGGAAGAGTCGAAACCACACGTCGACTTTATGCTCTGTTCAGGAGATCATTTCACACCCAACGGTTTTAATAATCTGCcaatcagaagaagaaaaatggatCCCGATCTGgacttcctcttttcttttaacTCATATTTTTAGTAGAATTTcctgtgtggggaaaaaagactcAACTTTACATGTTCTCAAGAACTTTcccaaagatttttttttaaaaaaccctaaaaaccAGAAGACGTTTGTCTAATTTCTTGGGTTCTACAACCTccataaaaatctttaaaaagtcCTCAAGAACTTCTTGATAGCTTCAGGCacccaaaaaaataataataaaaaaaaatcaccatcagcgcccataaaaactcacattaGTCCCAACAGAAGTGGTTAGTGGATTCCAGTAGCATCCTAATAGAGAACCAACAGAACAACACCAAGAAACCCTACAACCATTTCAAGAACCATTCCTTTGCGTCCACGAAAACTTCCTGAAGAAACACGAGATTCTCCTCAAAAACCAGCAAAACTCTTTAAGACACTCACTGAAACATTGCATGAACCAAGAAAATCTGCTCAAAGATCATTAAATGCTCTGAAAGGCCCACTAAGTCAATCACAGCACACCCGAAACCGCACAAACACTCTTCAAAGATCAGAAGCACCTCCTAAACTATCAGCTAAACTTCCTTAAAATCCTTTACAGCCTCTATGGTGACACAACTAAGATCTTTCAAGGACCCCTAGAACCGTCGAAAACAATTGTCAAGCATGTCTCAAACCCACAACCTTAATACAGGCAACAAAACCCCTAAGAGAAGACTAAACCTGTTAAAGGAACCCCTAGAACCActgcaaaaactaaacaaacctACTCAATAAGAGGAAATCCTTAAAAAGGACCACTACTGCACTTGTAGCACACCAGTAACCCACAAACATTCTTCAAGATAATATTGTCCACGAAACCTTTAGAACCTCTATGGAGATCCAACAAAGCTCTTTCAAAGACCCCTAGAGCCTCTAAAAACACCTATAGAGCCTTTCATACCCTACAACATCCTCAAGAACTCATCGGTCACATCAAGGGCTACAAAATCTCTTTCAGGATGCCCAAGGACTTCAACTAGAACCATTTCAAGCAGCATAAATACTCTTCTAGGAGCCTTAGAACCTTAAAAAGGGGAACCAGACTCCCTCATGAACCACTGAAACTAAGGAAATCCTTTAATCACCGCATGGCCCAAGAGAACCTCCAAAACAACCTTAAATGTTCCTCAAGACTTAAACTGTGACACCAACAACCCTTAAAAGAACCCTAAAAAATCTTGAAGTAGATTTTTAAACATTGGGGACCCCGAATAGAACCCCAAACAGTCCTTGAAACTCTTCCAGATCAACTGTACCACACATAAAACCTCCAAATTTCCCAGAAGATCCTTTTATGAGTCAGTGTTTTGTAGATTTCCATCTGGCTTCTTCTTGATAAAGTGGATTTTTAGTGCAGTAGCGCCCCTGCAGGTagcattttttgaaattttgactttcaatttgttatatttttatcttgtttgtgATTATGTTGAACAGTTTATTTGAATCTTActtctatttacattttttggatgttatttttagattatttcagattttgtgGCGGTTCCTGatctgacacacacagaaacacacatcaaaGAGAGTTGAAAACAACATTTGCACATAAAAAATATCCCAAGAAGATTCCATCAGTCAGAATGCTGCTCAACAATTACTAATAAAACACTTTAGCAACACAACTGTGTGCATTGAATACATACTTTATGAGGACGTATTGTTATTTACACACATAAACCTATTTAACATCAGAGAAATGGAGGTTTGTTTACCTCTGGGTTCACGTAGTGTTTCCTGATCACATGCCACAGTCTGCATGTAATGAGCATGTGCAGCAGCGAGCTCACTATGAACACGATGAAACCATATTTATGAACACCTGTGGAGACAAACAGGACTTCATCACCTGAGTGAAATCTTCTACTCATCTTCCTCACCAGTacttgttagcttagcataaagactggaaacaaaggGAAACAGTTAGCCTGGCTCTGCCCAAAGCTTCACCAAATCCTCTGATTAACTTGTTGCCGGGCTCAGCTGCTCCCTGGGCTTCGTACTCACTGTAAGTTTCAGTGGACGCCACGTAtgtgagcagcagcaggccGGTGTTTTCGGcgaggctgcagaggagagcCAGGccgctcagcagcagctccggCAGCCTCTTGGCGAAGCGGCGGCGGTAGAAGCTGAAGTAGGCGGCGGTCACCAGGTAACGCGGCGCCGAGTGCAGGCCGATGCAGCAGCGCCAGATGTAGCGCTCCGGGATGAGGCTGATAGCAGCGCTGATGGACGGGAGGTAGTTTGACACCTGGTGGGTACAAATAAAACATCTGAGTGTTTTCTTACCAACAGGTAACAGACATTTATACACGGCTGGATGTTAAGTTATTTTCCCTGGCCAATGTTAaaaattttgtgcatttcttctgttttctttgccataaAGTTTGTGTAACTTTACAACCTGACAATATCaaacaaatctgtgaaaaatCCTTTTTTACAGAgtaaaacaagacgacatggtcatcaatatcccccataactctgttaaatattatcgcacaggtctcattttcgaacttgatcaaggtgtccatggtgtgaagctacactctAAATTTCGTTAGCAGTGTAATAgcttccgagaaaagctgtccccttcatgtcggacggacggatggacgcaCGGAagtacggacggacggaggccaaacctatatctcccttttccacttcatggaggcgggggataataaaaactgaatcattcctttttaaaatcatacttttttttttttttttgttttacaagcTGCTCGATCATCTCTGACCTGCCTgaaattttgacagatttgaaATTTTTACAAGACAAACagagatagatggatagatacttTTATACTGAGATCTATGAATACTTACCTGTTGATCAACTTTCATTTTCTTACTTCTATTTTGAGAACCTATTTGCAGAAACTTTGTCCTACTTAGACCAGTTTatcttgtaatatttttgtctttgtggtacAAGTTGATGCTGCTCAGTGACTGACGTTTAATAAAAAATcactgttttttccacatttttgtgatcaagtatttcatatctacatgtcttgttttggatggatgttttgttttgtattactGTGATCTGCAGCTACATATTTGTCCCAAAATATCACAACTTCAATTCTGTAttataaactgtttttttaatttgtgctcaaagattggacttttcatGACGgcttgtatttattatttcctATTCCAACTTACCTTTCAAAACAAAttacatgatgagaaataacatcAACAATTCAGGCTTTTACCTTCAATAAATCCTGAGATATTTCTGTTCAAAGAGCCACAAAGAGGGTCAAagagcaatttaaaaaaaaatagacagcacggaaagtatttgatatattaAGCTGAAATTTCAGAGACCATTTTAAAGACACAGTTTAGAAGTTAAAACAAGTTTctagcaaatcagagatggtcgagTAGAAGATGATGGTCTGAGATGGAAAAGCCGACGTGCTTTCTGACAAATGCGCTTCTTTTTTGTTAGACACCAGTATTTACTTGGCAGTGTGTGTAAGTCGAGTCCTCAAAGTGGTACATGAGGGAGATGAAGAGGCAGCCGATGAAGCCGACCAGAGGGAGGAGAACCGTCACCACAGCGAAGTCGGTGAACGGCAGCCGGATGAGGGGCCGGTCCCGGTCCAGACTGCTGTACGGGCCCTGGAGCATCCTGACCCAACACACAGGAAATGAATCAGTAAAAACGTGTTCAGACTCAAGTTGTACCGAGGGTTCAAGGGAGATGTGTTTCTAGTCGACCAAAAACTGTGCAGGAGAACTTTTTCCTTCAGCAAAAACTATCTATTTGGATATGAAACAGTTAAAACTAAGTGAGCAACAACAGTACGCCTTCATGTTGAGATATATTTGAGCATTTCTCCTATCATAGTCCAGCACTTCtatttacagaaataaaaacactacgCTTACATGCTATCGACATGTAGAATTATACTCTAGATTATGTGTAGCTGATGTGTAGTGCAACAATCATCTTTAAGTCAgtttttatctatctatctgtagtCTATTTATCTGTAATCTACCTACCGATAGATAGATTACAGATAGATATCTGTCCGTCCATCCCTTCGTCTGTCTATAGTCTATTTACTTATCTGTAATCTATCTACCTACTTATAATCTATCTGTaatctatctatagtctatctatgCCAAGGGACTAGGGAGTAAACTATACACCAGCACTGACCTCTGCTGCATCGCCATTTAACTTGAATTTTCAAGAATTATCAATGGAGTTTTGTATGCTGAAATGTAAAGCAGATCATAAAGACTCAATGGACATCTAGAAACCAATATTACGACAATGCCCAACAAGTTAAAATTATAAGAATCATCAGTGGAGTGTCATGTGCTGACCTATAGAGCAGCTATAAGACGATTTAGGAGACATCTACAAACCAGCACAAAGCACTGCCATCATGTTGATTAAACTTAAATATGACTAACATAGCATTATGTTCTGTGTGTATGCTGAATTTTAGAGCAGGTCAAAAGACTCAGGAGTCATCTGTAAACCATTTCTCCAGCCGCTACAATTTGAAAAGTAAAGAATTATCCACGGAGTTGAGTTTACTGAACTGTATGAGCTTTGAATCTGTAATCACTGTTACGACAATGTCAGTTATCCTAAAAGTGCAATAACTATCAGTGGAGTTTGGTAAACTGAATTATAGACGAGATAAGAAGACTCAGGAATGACCTAGAAGACGGTATTAATTTCTGCTACAATCTCAGTTAACCTAAAATTTCAAGAACTGTTAATGGAGTTTTGTATGGGGACTTGTAAAGCAGTCAAGATGACACATTTAAGGCAGCATTTACCTTTATTACAGTGACAATAACTGACATTTTCAAGAATTATCAATGGACTTTTGTATGTTGTACTGTAAAGCAGTTAAAGGGACTGAAGAGTAAACTATGAACCAGCACTGACCTTTGCTACAGCACCACTTAACTTAAAATTTCAAGAATTATCAATGGACTTCTGtatgttttattgtaaagcagTTAACCATTGTGTTGTCTTAGGGTTTAAAATGACCCGGCCACTAACTCCACTAAccgcagaggaaaaaaaatctataaatgaccttttcaacttgaaattcaATGACTTTTCCAAAAGTCACCCCAAAATTAGCATCAACTTTCATGTGCACTgctgtttcccttcaaaaatgcatttaaagctactttttgcacatttctgatACCTTTTAAGCATATAAAAGTATTAGCTTTTGCTCAACAAATAATGTTTATATCTATACAGAACCTTTAGCAGCCACTATAGTGGCAATAAACGTCTACTGTAGTAAAGAAAAAGTTTAtatgtaaaatgtaataaaacgaGTCGTgtccactgattaaatacagtctttctggGCTCTGAAGAGTGAAAAACCCAGAAAATGTGTGATGCAGGACAAGTTGTTTCTACATGTAAGATAGACTTTGGATTGAAAATTAGCTGCTTCATTTTAGAGGCTTGGtgggtcatttctgaccctttGGTGAGTGTTGAGGATGTTAAGATAACAAGTTGGTTAATGAAACTCAGGAGTAATATATAAGACAGCATTTGGTTTAACTACAGTACCAGTCACCCGTTAAATCTGAAGGTTTGTCACTTGAGTTCTGTTTGCTGCTCTCTCCTGTCTAAATATCTGTCCAGGTGTCGTCTACAGGTCTCCACTGTACCTGCCAGGCTGCTAACAGTTAGCCTTAAACAGGAGCAGGTATATGGGGCTCAGACGCTCACCTTCACAGTCGCCCGGCCAGACTAGACCAGCTGTTCCGCTTCGCTGCCATTTAACTCCCTTTAGCTCGTGTTTAGCTCCGGAAGCTAAtcctgttagcttagcttagcatggcgcagttagctaacgttagcgGCGAACTTACTCCAACACGAAGCGCGGCTTTAATTCGATAAAATAGTTTGTCAGCTCGTCATGAAACTTCTCTAAAGCTACTGTGGCCCATTTCAAGCCACAGACAGCTTCTATAATTGGGTTTTCAGGTTAGTTTAGCGACTTTTTAAAGGACGAGGCTGCGGTATTTGGCTCCGTTTCAACGGCGTCACGTTAACTAAAATGAGGCTAACAACTTCCGGTCACACCCTTCAGGATAAAAGCCCCGAATTAATTTCTTCTGGCTGTTCTTTGCAGCAGCAGCTAGATTACATGTAAATGGGATtaagtaatcagattacaaaAGCAAGTAACTATAATCAGACAAGATTACATTTTAGTTAGATAATAATGATTATAATTACAACTATTAGaagtaaattatattaaatattaattcataattactaatttccccgctgtgggattaataaaggtttatctatctatccatctaacATTATAATTCCCTGATTGATggacaaacattttaaagaagaataaaagCCACATGTACTGGTTCTGTAAGTTTTCATTGCTCCCTGTTGTGCCTCCAGCAGGTGGTGAACTGGTGCCACAATACAGTAATGAGGACCTGGAGGTGGGATTCAAGTCATGATGCTCCTCAGAATCTCCAATAATGCTTCTTTACACGCTACAAATAAGGAAAAGTTTATGAGCTGGGGACTTCTCATCTCTGTATTCCAACCTGTGTGTACTTTTATTAACAtaagtttttcaaaaagtgttgaGAAAAGTACTGTAGAAATGAagtttaatattattattgttgttgttttcattcacatttCCAGCCTGCACAGCTGCAGATTAATTACAAGCAGATTTCATTTCAAACAACAAAGTGTATCTATACAACAATCTGATATGATTGACATCTGACAGTCATTTACAACAAAGAGACGAgtacagagacaaaaaagacacacaaaatgacgacatGAAGATG
This genomic stretch from Acanthochromis polyacanthus isolate Apoly-LR-REF ecotype Palm Island chromosome 17, KAUST_Apoly_ChrSc, whole genome shotgun sequence harbors:
- the pgap2 gene encoding post-GPI attachment to proteins factor 2 yields the protein MLQGPYSSLDRDRPLIRLPFTDFAVVTVLLPLVGFIGCLFISLMYHFEDSTYTHCQVSNYLPSISAAISLIPERYIWRCCIGLHSAPRYLVTAAYFSFYRRRFAKRLPELLLSGLALLCSLAENTGLLLLTYVASTETYSVHKYGFIVFIVSSLLHMLITCRLWHVIRKHYVNPEEITSYRWKSRLFVFNVSCCLVAAYFFRRHNKYCETGVYTLFAFFEYLVVFSNMAFHMTAFWDFGSKEVIVATPPEDKRY